Part of the Spinacia oleracea cultivar Varoflay chromosome 5, BTI_SOV_V1, whole genome shotgun sequence genome, gtatcatttccgGTTTTCGACTTAgtcaaacaagtgacaaagtccatagaaatacagtcccatttccagcttggaatatCTAAAGGCTGGACCTTaccttgaggtctcctgtgttctatcttaaccttctgacaagtcaggcatctagccacaaattcagccacttcgttcttcattcttggccaccaatagatctttttcaaatccttatacaacttgacCACCTGGGTGTACAGAATATGTCGTATTATTCCCTTCtctcatcaatttctccttcaattctccacacttttgaggcacacaccacctgcctttgtacctcaaacttccatcatcatggattttGAAATCTAATTCCATTCCTTGCGATTCTTTTCCTTGATTccctccaactttacatcaccagcctgattctccctaatctcatcaaatattgatggctggatggttaaggcattcatcattccctcaagactttcaccacttactatttcaaggttcaaacgttgcatgtccttacacagctcgttagcaactactaacgcattaacactatgacttgatttcctactcaaggaatccgcaactacattggcttttccttcatggtactgaatatccaaatcatagtcattgattaactccaaccaccttcgttggcgcatatttagatccttctgtgtgaaaatgtactttaaactcttatgatccgtgaatatcctacatttcacaccatacagatagtgtctccatatcttcaatgcaaacactatggcggctagctctaaatcatgggtagggtaattggattcatatggcttcaactgcctcgacgCATACGcagttctgcatcaatacacaccctaaaccattcttagaggcatcactatacacatcataggtaccactctcatctggcaaggttaacactggcgcggttgtcaatcgcgtcttcaaggcttggaacgcctcctcacactggtcatgccattcaaactttgcatccttcttcatcaaggttgtcattggcttggctatcctagagaagtctctcacaaagcgtctatagtagccagctaatctcAGAAAACATCGAATATCAGTCACACttttgggtgtaggccattcactaacagctttgatcttagcagggtctactgacactccttctttagacacaaaatgtcccaaaaatgcaaccctttccaaccaaaattcacactttgagaacttgtcATAacactggttatctctcagggtactcaacacagatctcaagtgttcagcgtgctcctcttcactcttcaaatacactaggatgtcatctatgaaaaccactacaaacttgtccaaataggcatggaacacATGGTTCatcaagtccataaatattgcaggtgcattggttaacccaaaaggtataacggtgaactcataatgcccgtatctagtcctgaatgcggtctttggtatatcgtgatcaacgattctcaattgattatAACCTGAGCGCAAAtagatctttgaaaagattcctgctcctttcagttggtcaaataggtcctctatcctaggtaaaggatacttattcttgatcgtgaccttattgagctccatgTAGTCTATAGaaagcctcatacttccatccttcttcttcacaaacaagattggtgctccccaaggcgatgcacttggcctaatgtaacctttctctaatagatcctccaattggcctttcaactcattcatttctgctggagccattcgatatggtgctttcgagataggcgcggttccaggcactaagtccatggtaaagtcaataggtcgattgggagtcatccccgggatctcttccagAAACACATCGAGGAATTCATTCACTACCGCAATGTCCTCAGGTTGATCTTtggtcacatgctctaggttcctcacattgcataagaagactgggttccctttactgagtagcttcacgagttccattgccgtgacactagtagaaaaaacccctgttgcaacccccttgttgcagcgtacatgtaataatacgcttcaacaaccagtaggtcaacgcgggtcaaactttataaagggttgttgcagcgtacaaattaattgcccgcagcaagagagttttttgcagcgtacaaagtaaaagccccctgcaatagcccatttattttgcagcgtacagataaaagcccgctgcaataaaaaaatttcgctgcaaagctaattaagaaaaacatttcGGATCTCAAACCTAAGGACGCTCATACTCCctcttcttccctcagctttccctgcgtactgtctcacctcctcattcttcttcttcttcatctgctctctttctctctcctaaatcccTTCTTTCTCCGCCATATTCCCCCAATTCTGAGGTCCTTTTCGTGAATTCTCCCCCGTTTTCTCGCCGCGGTTTCTTCCCCAGGTAACTCCCATTTCGACGCTTTTTTCTGAATCCCCCCTTTTTTGTTCTAAGTTTTCTCTAATTCGtggttttttttgggttttttgcaaGTAATTGTTGAAATTGGATGACAATTCGTCTTGGTTTTTGTGAAAATTTGCTCGACTCTTTCTCTCCAAGCATCTGGCCTTCGACCTCAGCCTTCGAACTCAGCCGCCTTCGAAATTGAGGAGGTATAGTTTTCTAActttttgtatttgtttttaTGCACCTACTTCCGCCGCTAGGTGTTGAGGAGGCTAAATTGTTATGCTGCTGTTGCTCTGCCGCTACTTCCGCCGTCGTCTGTTTTCCGGTGGTGGTAGCGGAGATTTATCATTCTGTTTCCTTGATTGATTATGATGTTAGATTAGTTTAACATCAAACCCTAAGTATAAACTAGGTTTCTGATTTTTACTTGTATAATTATGATAAGCAATTAATCAGATTTATAGTTTAGAAGTTAGATTTGTAGTCATTAGTTGatcttattttcagatttagacAACTACGTCATTGAAGTATAAGTAGGTTATTAGTGTTGGTTTCTACATGTTTTGATTTATATTTTCTGATTTTAGTATTAAAGTATACTTGCTAATTAGTTTCAACCGGTGTATTAGTGATCAGATTTTAAGAGCCATGGATGACAAACTGATTTCGATTTTAATAGGACTCTTTTGAATTGTAGTTTGCATTATTCATACTCTAATTCGGTAATTCTTCATGAAATTGTATTTGGGGACTTGTAGAGGAATATACTAAGCTTCTTTTTCCTCGTGTACTTTATTCACTTATCTGTTTTGTGTCGTTTTTTGGAACTTTCTAttgattttatttgaatttaaaGATCCATTACGTGTTTGGTCTCATGTGGGGATGATAGATTTTGCCTGATATGATGTATCAAATTGTTAAATACATTATGTTGGTTTTTTGTTGTATTTGTTTAGTGTTGTTCAATGTTCAATTAGTCTTTACCCACTTCATAATTGTACTAGAAAATCATATTATCCTTTCTCCCTGGGCAAGGGAGGGTGCCTGGCTCAGGGACGAGCCTGATTAGCTAATGGTTGTACTTTAAAGACGCTGTTGTAATTTTTTCTTCGCTTAACTGTTTTTCCAATTTCAGGTTTAGGGTCTCGAATCAGCAATTTGTTCAAAAGAAGATGAGTTGTTGTCCGAGTTCTGGATTCAATCATCAACCATGTAGCCAATCTCAGAAGATGTCCATTGGGGTGGTCGTTGAGTCCGTTGCCAAATCTCGTTGTGGATTCATGAAAGAGGCTGGTGTTTCAATCAGGCATTCACAGAAGGAAGCATCTGATGCACAGTATTTGACGGTAAAGCACAATGTACAGAGTGGAGTGAAGGCCTCTTGTATTGTTGAGAGAATCTTTCCACCCCTTTTTTGTGAGGCTCTATGTCTGGCAATTCTTCTTGTATCTGTTACTAATGAGACTGACATCAATCCTAAATGGAATGATTGCCTAGTGTCTGGAAATGCTAAATAATCTGTCTATACCATGGCCCTTCATCTGTAAAGGGTTTTGTGGAGAACCCGATTTCCTCAAGGCGTCATCAAGTTTAATAGTTGTGAGCGTTTAAATGGGAGTATGAGTTCGAGACTTTTTCTTAGGTCACATTTGGCATGCCTTAAATTTTCGTTTTATGTTTATTATTCATGAAATATGGACTTTTTTGGGCAACGTATCCAGAAGTAACTGTTCACTCATCTCCAGAGAACGGAAGTAGGCCTGTTCGGAAACCTGTGGTCTTCCGACGTAAACGACATAGCAGTCATGATGTTGACTCTACTGATATCAGTCCTACTTTGTATACTCCAGAAGGTACACCTCAGTAATTTTCATTGTGCTTCTATATGCTAGGGTCTTTTGCTTCAAGTGGGATTGATCTTTTGTACTTGGTTATATATGTTAATTTCTTCTGAGTTATCAGAAAGGGGCAATTCTGGTGATGTGTTAACGGAATGCTTGGATGAAATTCCAGAGGACGGAACCGACGGATTGGCCAGGTTATTCTTCTCATTCTCAAACTTGGAGTCttggaaaaacaaaaacaaaaaattgaaaagaacttTTTTCTACCCTGATTTATATCTATCTTTTTAATTCTAGTTTTTCTTGGTGGTATTTCAGAGTGGTTTCGTTGTTAGGCTTGGAGTTAGAAAAGGTTAAAACCAAAATGAAGTCAGTGACAAACAAAAAATGCTCAGAAATACTGGTGTCTGCTGCCGAAGAAATTCATTCACAGCTGCAGAATGTTGAGT contains:
- the LOC130460997 gene encoding uncharacterized protein — encoded protein: MKYGLFWATYPEVTVHSSPENGSRPVRKPVVFRRKRHSSHDVDSTDISPTLYTPEERGNSGDVLTECLDEIPEDGTDGLARVVSLLGLELEKVKTKMKSVTNKKCSEILVSAAEEIHSQLQNVESQIQTDLVKLTSLKTSKRKHLETRLEGLHSEDCALCEEFDVVREQWAKFFTNKYLLLALARLIELV